Genomic DNA from Leucobacter triazinivorans:
CAAACTCGGGATCTTCAGCATGAAGCGTACGCAGCACCCCGATGAGATGCCGATCATCAGCTTCGCGTTTCGAAACTGGCTGCTTTACCCACTGGTAGTACGCCTGTTTCGAAAACCCGAGTACCCGACACGCCACCACGACAGGCACCCGGATCGGGGCGTCCTTCGCGGCCAGTTCTTGGACGAGCGGGAACACTATTTTGGGGGCGTGATATGAATCTGCGACAAATACGCTGCTGCCCGCCTAAGCACTTCGTTCTCCTGCTCGAGGAGCCTATTGCGGCGTATCAACTCACGAATCTGCGCATCCTCCGCCGCGGTCACGTCTTTCGTCACGGGTAGGCCAGCATCACGCCGTTCAGCATCAGCCACCCATTTCGACAGCGCCGACTTTGAGACTCCAAGATCTCGTCCGACTTCTCGTTGTGTCGCACCCTGCCGCACTAACGCGACCGCGTCTTTTTTGAACTCCTCCGAGTATTTCGCCATGGTTCTATCCTCCCAGCCAGCACGTTCAGAACTGGCGGACAAGAGTCAACCAAACCGACATCAGACCCTCTGGTTCTCCGAGATCAACGAACCCGTCGCCCGCGTCTTCTCACACCACTGGCCAGACGCCCCAAACCTCGGTGACATCACGACCATCGAATGGAGCACCGTGCCACCGGTGGACATCCTCTGCGGCGGGTTCCCCTGTCAGGACGTGTCCACGGTCGGGAAGATGGCCGGCTTGAAACCCGGCACCCGCTCCGGCCTCTGGGCACACATGGCGACAGCGATCGACGCGCTGCAACCCGACTGGGTTGTCATCGAAAACGTCCGCGGTCTGCTCTCCGCCCCCCGCGCTCCGCGCAAACCTCGAAGGAGATAACAATGAGCAAAGCAACCCCGGAGACGCAACCCTCGACAGTGCAACCCCTCGCTGTGTGGAACCCGACCCGTGGGATCTGGGAGAAGCCGCAACTCGACCTCTTCGGGCAGCAGGAGCAGTTCTGGGAGACCTGGCCGACCTCCGGTATGACGCGCAATGGATCGGTCTACGCGCTTCCGCCATCGGCGCACCGCACCCCAGGTACCGCGTGTTCATCCTCGCCCGCCGCGCTCTTCCGAACCCCGCTGGCATCGGATGCCTCCCGCGGCGGGGAGAGCCTGCAACAGGTGGAAGCACGACGCGGCACGATCGCGCTGAGCCATCAGATCATCGACCTCGCACTCCACGGCCCGAACGGATACCCGCGCAAAGAGCCCGAGTACCTGTGGTCGCTAATCGGGCAGCTCTTCGACGCTGGGGAAGATACGCCGAAGTCGTGACTCGGTGGGAGCAGATCACTGGCAGGGCTGCTCCGTCCCCCTCTCTATCGAGCGACGAGACAGACCCACGCCCCGCACCGGAGTTCGTCGAGTGGCTGATGGGCCTCCCTCTCGGCTGGGTCACATCGGAGCGCAACCGCCTGTCCGTGAATCAGCAACTCACTGCGCTTGGAAATGGTGTACTCCCTCGCCAAGCCGTAGCAGCAATCATCACTCTCCTGCGCCTATCGGACATCTATCATCACGGTTCGAATGATGCTTCGTAATGTGTAAGCCAATCCTTTTGTTCGATCATGGTGGGGTGGGGGTCACTGTAGACATGGTCGAACATTTCAGCAGGGCGAGGATCCGGCAGACTGAGAACTCGTTGGCGGACATCGATGGCGTGCGTGTTGTTGTCTACGTCGATCTGGTCGAACATGTCGTCAGTTATGCCGCGGTATTGGAGGTGCGCGCGTAGTCGCGGGATGGGGTCCAGTTTCTGCCAGTGCTCGTATTCTTCTGCGCTGCGGTACTTGGTGGGGTCGTCGGAGGAGGTGTGGGGACCGAGCCGGTAGGTGACCGCTTCGATGAGTGCCGGGCCGGCACCGTTGCGCACCTGGTTCATGACGTGTTTGGTGACGGTGTAGCTTGCGATCACGTCGTTGCCGTCGATGCGGTATCCGGGGATCCCGAACCCTTCTGCACGGTTGGCGTAGGACACGGCAGTTTGCGTCGCCACAGGGGTGGAGATCGCGTACTGGTTGTTCTGCACGAAGAACAGGACCGGCACGTTGTAGGTGCGGGCGAAGATCAGCGCTTCGCTGGCGTCTCCTTCGGACATGGCACCGTCACCGATGTAGACGATCACGGCTTCTTCGCCCTCGGGCTTCCGTCCGGCCTGCTGGTCGAGGCTGATACCCATCGCGTACCCTGTGGCGTGGAGAGCTTGGGCGGCGAGCACGATGGTGTAGAGCCGGAACCGGGTCTGTTCGGGGTCCCAGCCGCTGAAGGTGTTGCCGCGGAGCACGGCGAGGATGTCGACGAAGTCGATGCCGCGCGCGAGCGCGACGCCATGTTCCCGGTAAGAAGGGAAGACCGTATCGAGGGGGCTCAGTGCGTGTGCGGATCCGGTTTGCGCGGCTTCTTGACCGTAGGAGGGGATCCACAGTGCGAGCTCACCTTGTCGTTGGAGTGCGGTGGATGCGTCGTCGAGCCGACGGGTGAGGGTCATCTCCCGGTAGAACCGTAGGAGGTCGTCGGTGCTGAGCGTCTCGGCGTCTGTCGCATACGGTTCCGCGACCGCCTTTGGCTGGTATAGCCCTTGCGGGGTGAGGAACTGGATCGGTGCAGGGTCGTGCTCGTTCATGCCACAGGGGTCCAGGTTTGGCGGTAGAGCTGTTCATACTGCGCGGTAACGGTGAGAGCGTCGTGGGTGCGGGCGGTCGCGAGGGCGGCCTCGCTCATCCGCATGTACTTTTCGGGTTCGAGGTGCAGGATGCGTTCGATGCTGTCTGCGAACTCGCGAGCGTTTCGTGGGTGTACGAGGTATCCCTCGCGCCCGGAGGTGACGAGATGTGGGAGGGCCATTGCGTCAGCGAGGATGACGGGGGTTCCCGAGGCCATAGCTTCGAGGGTCGCGATGGATTGCAGTTCGGCGGTGGACGGCATGACAAACACGGTTGCCCGGCGGTGTATGTCGGTGAGTTGATCATCACCGACGTAACCGTGGAAGGTGACCCTATCTGTGATGCCGAGGGCTTGTGCGTGTTCTTGGAGGCGGGAGCGTTCTGAACCGCTACCAACGATGTCCAGGTGTGCGTGGAACTCTGCCGAGATGAAGTTGAACGCGGTCAGGAGTGTGGCGAGGTTCTTTTCTGGGTCGAGACGACCGACAAACAGCACCCGGTTCTCGACGGGTCGTGTCTGCTTCGGGGTGAAGCGGTCGACATCGATACCGCAGGAGACGGGGATCACGTCGAGGAGTGATGTCTGTGCTTCGAGGTATCTCGCGGCGATCGCGGTGGGGCTGGTGACGATGTCTGCTTTGGAGTAGACCTTCGAGGCGAGGTTCCACCCGTATCTGGTCAGTCGGGGGTGGAAGCGTTCGGGGAGGCCACTGAATTCGACGATGTTGTCGGGCATGACGTGGTTAGTGGCTACGATGGGCACCCCGAGTTTGTGAGCTTCGTAGGCAAGGCCCCGGCCGATGTCGATGAAGGACTGTATGTGCACTACCGCAGGTGCGACATTCAGGAGAATCTGGCGGGCCTGGGTCCGCACCTCCCAGGGCGGAGTGACGCGCAGCCAGTCGTGGAGCGGCCATTTCACACTCCGGAGCCGGTGCACGGTGATCCATTGCCCGTCGAATACTTCCGTCCGAGAGAGGGACCGCGTGTTCGTGGCGGGGGCGACGATGTGCACATCGTGGCCGCGGCGGGCGAGGCGTACCGCATGGTCTTGAGTGAACCGAGCGGCCCCGTTGATATCGGGGAAGAACGTGTCTGCGCCGATCAGGATGGTCGCTCGGGTGTCGGTGAAGGGACCAGTCTTAGGCGGCATGGCGTTGTGTGACCCTCCAATCCTGGAGCGCATCGTGCGCGGCACGATATCCAGCGTCGATGATGCGCGGTACATCGTTTCTCGACCACTGCGAGAGGCCGGCAAGGTCTGGGCGGATCACGAGCACATCGGAGCGAGTCTCCAGTTCCGCGATCGCGTCCGCGGAGCGGACGACGGGCACGTACTCCCACTCCGGTCTCAACCGGACTGCGATCGTGAACGTCGCGCCGAGATGCTGTGCTGCTTCGATGGGCAGATTTGCGGCGAGACCGCCGTCGACCAGCAGCCTGTCGCCGATCACGATGGGTGAGAAGACTCCGGGCACGGCGATGCTCGCCCGCAGCGCGGGTCCGAGGCGGCCCCAATCGAGGATCACTCCTTGCCTGGTGCGGAGGTCGGTGGCGACCGCGGCGAACCGGCGTGGCATGTCCTCGATCAACGGTTCCCCGCCAAGCCGGTCGATCGTATCCAGCAGAGCAGCGCTGTCGAGGAGGCCGAAGCGTGGGCTGGGGCGGAGGCGTCCGAACACGGACCAGTCTGCATCCCTTACGTTCTGATCGATCTTCGCCAGCGGAAGACCCGCGGCGTATGCGGCACCGACGAGTGCGCCGGCGCTGGTTCCAGCGATGACTTTCAGGTGAATGCCGTGTTCATGCACCGCGCGCAACACACCGACATGCGCAGCCCCCAGCGCACCGCCACCACCGAGCGCAAGTCCCACGATCGGCCGCACAGAGCCGGGCTCGTCCCTTACGGATCGCATCACATCATCCTTCTTCTAGGGTTCATGGGGTCAGATGGCGGGCAGCCGGTGGGCCTGGGCGGGGTTCAGACTGTCCAGTAGCAGGCTGAGGTAACGGCGACGGTGCGGACCCACGGGGATGGACCCGAATCCGGCGGCGATCATCGTCATCAGGTTCGGGATGTCCTCCGGGGTAATATCTGCCCGCAATGTCCCTACTGCCTGTGCGCGCCGCACGGCCTGCTCGTTCGCATCCGTGTTGCGGCTCATCAGCTCACGGGTCGCTTCGGCCAGGTTTGCGAGCGAGCGCACGAGGCCCCGTTCGCGGTCAAGCACAGCCAGAAGACGTTCCCCGAGTTCGAGGAGCACATCGCGGGGCGCGTCCGTCTTCTCGAACTCATCGAAGATCGGCTGCACCTCGGCCGCGAACACCTCGTCGTAGACCGCGAGGGCAAGCGCTTCCCGGTTCGGGAAATGCCGGTACAGGGTCGCGATCCCCACCCCGGCCTCTTTCGCGATCCGATTCAAGGTGCCTGATCCGTCGCCTAGGGAGAACACCCGCCGCGCGGCGCCGAGAATCTTCGACATGCTCGCCGCCGCATCCACCCGTATAACACCCGCATTCATCGTCCGCTCCTCCCGTGTCAGTTTGACAACCTCGCAATGTGATACCAGACTATCACAAGTGATAGCTCACTATCACTTGTTCGCGTTGAGGCGGCGTGCGCGGTCCTCACGGGCCACGCGTGCCCGGAAAGAGAAGAGGATGTCGGATGTCGTCACTGCTGTATCGATGGGGTGCGCTCGCGTACCGAGGGAAGTGGTGGGTCACCGCGATCTGGGTGGTGCTGATCGCCGCGATCGTGGGCCTGATCGTGATGAGCCCCCCGAAGCTCAGCAATGAGATCCGCATTGATGGGACGGCCGCGCAGGAAGTGATTGACGATCTCGCCGACCGTCTCCCCGATGCGTCCGGCGGGCAGGGCATCCTCGCCCTGCACTCCACTGACGGGGAGCGCATCGACGAGGGCGACAACCTCGCCGCGCTCCTGGACGCCGTCGAGGAGGTCTACGCCGAGGAGCACGTCATCGATGCCCGTGAGGTGATGGCCGATGAGCTGGCGAAGGGTCCCGAAAGTCTGCTGCTGCAGGCTTCCGGCGCGATCGCGCAGGCACAGGCCGCCGAGGGCACCCCCGCATCGGATGCGCCCATGCCGCTCGTCGTGGAGCAGATGCCCGTCCCGGGTGTCGTGATTTCTGCCGATGGTGAGACCGCGCTGTTCCAGTTCGTGTTTGACGCGCAGACGTTCGAGCTCCCCGAGGGGACCGTGGACGACACGATCGAGGCCGCCGAGTCCGCGTTCGAAGGTGAGAACGTGGAGGTACTGCCCTCATCGACGATGATCCAGATCCCTGAACTGATCGGTGTCGGGGAGGTCGTCGGCGTGCTCATCGCCGCGCTCGTCCTGATCGTCACACTGGGCTCGCTTGTCGCGGCTGGCTTGCCGCTGGTGTCCGCGCTGTCGGGTGTCGCGGTCGGTGTGGGCGGGGCGTTCGCGATCTCGAGCTTCGTCCCGATGCACTCCCTGACCGCGGTGCTCGGATTGATGCTCGGGTTGGCGGTCGGGATCGACTACGCCCTGTTCATCGTGAACCGGCAACGCCGCTTCATCCTCGACCAGCGCCTCACCGCCCCCGAAGCCACCGCCCGCGCGATCGGCACCGCAGGCAGCGCCGTGTTCTTCGCCGGTACCACGGTCATCATCGCGCTCCTCGCACTCATGGTCGTGCAGATCCAGCTGCTCACGACGATGGCACTCACCGCGGCCGCGACCGTGCTGATCGCCGTGCTCTCCGCGATCACCCTTCTGCCCGCCCTGCTCGGGTTCATCGGGGAACGCATCTGCTCGAAGAAGGCACGGTTGAATGCGGGCACCGCGCACGACACCGGTTCTTCGCACCGCATTGCGAACACCTGGTCCAGACTGCTCGTAAAGAACAGGTGGGTCGCCGCGGTCGGCGCAGTCGTGATCGCGGGGGTGATTGCCGCACCAGTCCTGGACATGAACCTCGGCCTTCCGTCCGGGGCGAGCTACAACCCGGACACCCCGCAGCGTGACAGTTTCGAGGTCACCAGTGACGCATTCGGCGAGGGATACAATGGCCCCCTCGTCGTCGTCGCCACCTCACCCGATGATGAGACGATCCCCGCGACCGACCTCGCCGCCCTATACACCGACCTGAGCAACATTGACGGCGTCGAAGCGGTCTCCCTCGGCGGACTTGACGACGAAGGTACGACCGCCGTGTTCTCTCTCGTTCCCGAGACCGCACCGACCTCCCAGGAGACCGCGGACCTCGTCACTCACATCCGTGACCTGGCCCCAGAGTTCGCGGACGATTACGGTGTGGATCTTGGCATCACCGGGTTCGCAGCCCTCGCAATCGACGTCTCCGAACGCCTCGCCGATGTTCTACCCCTGTACATCGGGGTCGTCGTTGGGCTATCGCTGATCGTGCTGCTGCTCGTGTTCCGCTCCATCATCGTCCCCCTCAAAGCCACCCTCGGGTTCCTCCTCTCAGTCGCAGCGACCTTCGGAGCCACGACTGCGGTGTTCCAGTGGGGCTGGCTGCAACCGGTGTTCGGAATGGACGCCACCGCACCCGTGCTGAGCCTGCTGCCGATCATCATCACCGGCGTCCTGTACGGGCTCGCGATGGACTACGAAGTGTTC
This window encodes:
- a CDS encoding patatin-like phospholipase family protein, yielding MRPIVGLALGGGGALGAAHVGVLRAVHEHGIHLKVIAGTSAGALVGAAYAAGLPLAKIDQNVRDADWSVFGRLRPSPRFGLLDSAALLDTIDRLGGEPLIEDMPRRFAAVATDLRTRQGVILDWGRLGPALRASIAVPGVFSPIVIGDRLLVDGGLAANLPIEAAQHLGATFTIAVRLRPEWEYVPVVRSADAIAELETRSDVLVIRPDLAGLSQWSRNDVPRIIDAGYRAAHDALQDWRVTQRHAA
- a CDS encoding DNA cytosine methyltransferase, which codes for MVLSSQPARSELADKSQPNRHQTLWFSEINEPVARVFSHHWPDAPNLGDITTIEWSTVPPVDILCGGFPCQDVSTVGKMAGLKPGTRSGLWAHMATAIDALQPDWVVIENVRGLLSAPRAPRKPRRR
- a CDS encoding glycosyltransferase; translation: MPPKTGPFTDTRATILIGADTFFPDINGAARFTQDHAVRLARRGHDVHIVAPATNTRSLSRTEVFDGQWITVHRLRSVKWPLHDWLRVTPPWEVRTQARQILLNVAPAVVHIQSFIDIGRGLAYEAHKLGVPIVATNHVMPDNIVEFSGLPERFHPRLTRYGWNLASKVYSKADIVTSPTAIAARYLEAQTSLLDVIPVSCGIDVDRFTPKQTRPVENRVLFVGRLDPEKNLATLLTAFNFISAEFHAHLDIVGSGSERSRLQEHAQALGITDRVTFHGYVGDDQLTDIHRRATVFVMPSTAELQSIATLEAMASGTPVILADAMALPHLVTSGREGYLVHPRNAREFADSIERILHLEPEKYMRMSEAALATARTHDALTVTAQYEQLYRQTWTPVA
- a CDS encoding MMPL family transporter — its product is MSSLLYRWGALAYRGKWWVTAIWVVLIAAIVGLIVMSPPKLSNEIRIDGTAAQEVIDDLADRLPDASGGQGILALHSTDGERIDEGDNLAALLDAVEEVYAEEHVIDAREVMADELAKGPESLLLQASGAIAQAQAAEGTPASDAPMPLVVEQMPVPGVVISADGETALFQFVFDAQTFELPEGTVDDTIEAAESAFEGENVEVLPSSTMIQIPELIGVGEVVGVLIAALVLIVTLGSLVAAGLPLVSALSGVAVGVGGAFAISSFVPMHSLTAVLGLMLGLAVGIDYALFIVNRQRRFILDQRLTAPEATARAIGTAGSAVFFAGTTVIIALLALMVVQIQLLTTMALTAAATVLIAVLSAITLLPALLGFIGERICSKKARLNAGTAHDTGSSHRIANTWSRLLVKNRWVAAVGAVVIAGVIAAPVLDMNLGLPSGASYNPDTPQRDSFEVTSDAFGEGYNGPLVVVATSPDDETIPATDLAALYTDLSNIDGVEAVSLGGLDDEGTTAVFSLVPETAPTSQETADLVTHIRDLAPEFADDYGVDLGITGFAALAIDVSERLADVLPLYIGVVVGLSLIVLLLVFRSIIVPLKATLGFLLSVAATFGATTAVFQWGWLQPVFGMDATAPVLSLLPIIITGVLYGLAMDYEVFLVSSMKEAHVHGYQGTESVTRGFAVASRVVVAAAIIMTSVFAGFIFNPEPMIAQVGFALAFGILVDAFLVRMTLVPAVMAIFGDKAWWLPRWLDRALPDLDIEGDKLTKQLERA
- a CDS encoding thiamine pyrophosphate-dependent dehydrogenase E1 component subunit alpha — encoded protein: MNEHDPAPIQFLTPQGLYQPKAVAEPYATDAETLSTDDLLRFYREMTLTRRLDDASTALQRQGELALWIPSYGQEAAQTGSAHALSPLDTVFPSYREHGVALARGIDFVDILAVLRGNTFSGWDPEQTRFRLYTIVLAAQALHATGYAMGISLDQQAGRKPEGEEAVIVYIGDGAMSEGDASEALIFARTYNVPVLFFVQNNQYAISTPVATQTAVSYANRAEGFGIPGYRIDGNDVIASYTVTKHVMNQVRNGAGPALIEAVTYRLGPHTSSDDPTKYRSAEEYEHWQKLDPIPRLRAHLQYRGITDDMFDQIDVDNNTHAIDVRQRVLSLPDPRPAEMFDHVYSDPHPTMIEQKDWLTHYEASFEP
- a CDS encoding TetR/AcrR family transcriptional regulator, yielding MNAGVIRVDAAASMSKILGAARRVFSLGDGSGTLNRIAKEAGVGIATLYRHFPNREALALAVYDEVFAAEVQPIFDEFEKTDAPRDVLLELGERLLAVLDRERGLVRSLANLAEATRELMSRNTDANEQAVRRAQAVGTLRADITPEDIPNLMTMIAAGFGSIPVGPHRRRYLSLLLDSLNPAQAHRLPAI